From Thermomonas sp. XSG, one genomic window encodes:
- the epmA gene encoding EF-P lysine aminoacylase EpmA: protein MSWQPTALPEALRLRAAFNRLVREFFHARGVLEVETPVLSLAGNTEPNIASFSLEFSGRTDGAPRTRWLRTSPEFALKRLLAAGIGDCYELGRVFRDGEAGGRHNPEFTMLEWYRIGWDHLRLLDETAALVRAALALVGRDAAPVVTSFRDLYWQHLQLDPLTADIDTLRSALGEVRIDPDGLNRDDWLDLLMTHRLQPLFGNDVLLAVHDWPASQAALARIRAGDPPVAERFELYLGPLELANGYHELCDAREQRARFERDVQVRAQRGLPATPLDAALLGALDYGLPDCAGVALGVDRLLMALLGTPRICDVLAFEFSRA, encoded by the coding sequence ATGAGCTGGCAGCCGACCGCGCTGCCCGAGGCGCTGCGCCTGCGCGCCGCGTTCAACCGCCTCGTGCGCGAGTTCTTCCACGCCCGCGGCGTGCTGGAGGTGGAAACCCCGGTGCTGTCGCTGGCCGGCAACACCGAGCCGAACATCGCCTCGTTCTCGCTGGAGTTTTCCGGCCGCACCGACGGCGCGCCGCGCACGCGCTGGTTGCGCACCTCGCCCGAGTTCGCGCTCAAGCGCCTGCTGGCCGCGGGTATCGGCGATTGCTACGAGCTTGGCCGGGTGTTCCGCGACGGCGAGGCTGGCGGCCGCCACAACCCGGAATTCACCATGCTGGAGTGGTACCGGATCGGCTGGGACCACCTGCGTCTGCTCGACGAAACCGCGGCGCTGGTGCGCGCCGCGCTGGCGCTGGTCGGGCGCGATGCAGCGCCGGTGGTCACAAGCTTCCGCGACCTCTACTGGCAGCACCTGCAGCTGGATCCCTTGACCGCCGACATCGATACCCTGCGCAGCGCGCTGGGCGAGGTGCGCATCGATCCCGACGGCCTGAACCGCGACGACTGGCTGGACCTGCTGATGACCCACCGGCTGCAGCCGCTGTTCGGCAACGACGTGTTGCTGGCGGTGCACGACTGGCCGGCATCGCAGGCGGCGCTGGCACGCATTCGCGCAGGCGATCCGCCCGTGGCCGAGCGTTTCGAGCTGTACCTGGGCCCGCTTGAACTGGCCAACGGCTACCACGAGCTTTGCGATGCGCGCGAGCAGCGGGCGCGCTTCGAGCGTGACGTGCAGGTGCGCGCCCAGCGCGGCCTGCCGGCAACCCCGCTGGATGCCGCGCTGCTGGGTGCGCTGGATTACGGCCTGCCGGACTGCGCCGGAGTCGCGTTGGGGGTGGACCGGCTGCTCATGGCATTGCTGGGCACGCCGCGCATCTGCGACGTGCTGGCCTTCGAATTCTCCCGCGCCTGA
- the zipA gene encoding cell division protein ZipA, which translates to MSDMTLLRIGIAVAMSLLLGAIIFFGRSRKDGQGRRVARETARDAADRTEPSLGEQLADSWGQGEAEQEELPLATGAPQSELGRRPVDQFDRIISLYVAAKAGSKLRGSDIVVAAEKAGLTFGYMDVFHRLVDGRPEAGPIFSVANIIKPGSFDMARIADVETPAIAFFLTLPAPVPALDAWETMEPAAQRMADLLDGVVLDEERSALGRQRIQHIRDELRAYDRQNAAPPLGRTSRW; encoded by the coding sequence ATGTCGGACATGACCCTGCTCCGGATCGGCATCGCGGTGGCGATGTCGCTGCTGCTCGGTGCGATCATCTTTTTCGGCCGCAGCCGCAAGGACGGGCAGGGCCGTCGCGTGGCGCGCGAGACCGCGCGGGACGCTGCCGACCGTACCGAGCCTTCGCTGGGCGAGCAGCTGGCCGACAGTTGGGGTCAGGGCGAGGCGGAGCAGGAGGAGCTGCCCCTGGCGACCGGCGCGCCGCAGAGCGAGCTGGGCCGGCGCCCGGTGGACCAGTTCGACCGCATCATCTCGCTGTACGTCGCGGCCAAGGCGGGGAGCAAGCTGCGCGGCTCCGATATCGTGGTGGCGGCCGAGAAAGCCGGCCTGACCTTCGGCTACATGGACGTCTTCCACCGCCTGGTGGACGGGCGCCCGGAGGCCGGGCCGATCTTCAGCGTGGCCAACATCATCAAGCCGGGCAGCTTCGACATGGCCCGCATCGCCGACGTCGAAACCCCGGCCATCGCCTTCTTCCTCACCCTGCCGGCACCGGTGCCGGCCTTGGATGCGTGGGAAACCATGGAGCCGGCGGCGCAGCGCATGGCCGACCTGCTGGATGGCGTGGTGCTGGACGAGGAGCGCAGCGCGCTGGGCCGCCAACGCATCCAGCACATCCGCGACGAACTTCGTGCGTACGATCGCCAGAACGCGGCGCCACCGCTGGGCAGGACCTCGCGCTGGTAA
- the ligA gene encoding NAD-dependent DNA ligase LigA: protein MTANLAERAAELRKKLEDASYRYHVLDAPDIPDVEYDRMLRELDELEAAHPELATPDSPTRRIGSAPSGRFAEVRHAIPMLSLGNAFSDEEVQDFVRRIDETLDRGALVFSAEPKLDGLAISLRYEHGVFVQGATRGDGASGEDVTANLRTLKAIPLQLRGSGWPGVLEVRGEVYMPRADFEKYNEHARLHGGKVLANPRNGAAGSLRQLDPAVTAQRPLSFFAYGIGLVDGGALPATHSATLALLREWGFPVSDLATVVQGVEGLLAYYQRIGAARDGLAFDIDGVVYKLDDYAGQRELGFVSRAPRWAIAHKFPAQEQTTVLESIEVNVGRTGAVTPWALMKPVQVGGVTVTRATLHNADHVARLDVRNGDTVIVRRAGDVIPEVVQVVPDQRPPGTQPWSMPVRCPVCGAEVVREEGAAVWRCSGELSCPAQRVQAVFHFASRRAMDIDGLGERYIESLAEFGYLQDVSDLYRLTLDDLLEMKRRVDERDGSVPETVKAGKIATKWADNLIEAIDRSRETTLARFLYALGIEHVGESTAKALAQWFGDLELIRHLPWPLFKRVPDIGGEVARALGHFLDQPGNQQVIDRLLARGVRITDARAPNPKLAEALDLATLLVDLEIPKITPVRAAQLGGAFADAQALLDAPVHNLVTAGLPAETAGVLVAWLEVEANAGLLLRAAQAQAALRGRLPERGALAGGPLDGKTVVLTGTLASMGRDEAKEKLEALGAKAAGSVSKKTSFVVAGSEAGSKLAKAEELGIEIWDEAKLLAFLAEHA, encoded by the coding sequence ATGACCGCCAATCTCGCCGAACGCGCCGCCGAGCTGCGAAAGAAGCTGGAAGACGCCAGCTACCGCTACCACGTCCTCGACGCGCCGGACATCCCGGACGTCGAGTACGACCGGATGCTGCGCGAACTCGACGAACTGGAAGCCGCGCATCCGGAACTGGCGACCCCCGATTCGCCTACCCGGCGCATCGGCAGTGCGCCGTCGGGAAGGTTCGCCGAAGTCCGTCACGCCATCCCGATGCTGTCGCTTGGCAACGCCTTCAGCGACGAGGAAGTGCAGGACTTCGTGCGACGCATCGACGAAACCCTGGACCGCGGCGCGCTGGTGTTCTCCGCGGAACCCAAGCTCGATGGCCTGGCAATCAGCCTGCGCTACGAACACGGGGTGTTCGTGCAGGGCGCCACCCGCGGCGACGGTGCCAGCGGCGAGGACGTGACCGCGAACCTGCGCACGCTGAAGGCGATTCCTCTGCAACTGCGCGGCAGCGGCTGGCCGGGCGTGCTGGAAGTGCGTGGCGAGGTCTACATGCCCCGCGCCGACTTCGAGAAGTACAACGAACACGCGCGCCTGCACGGCGGCAAGGTGCTGGCCAACCCCCGCAACGGTGCCGCCGGTTCGCTGCGCCAGCTGGATCCGGCCGTCACCGCGCAGCGGCCGCTGAGCTTTTTCGCCTACGGCATCGGCCTGGTGGACGGCGGCGCGCTGCCGGCCACCCATTCGGCCACCTTGGCGCTGCTGCGCGAGTGGGGGTTCCCGGTCAGCGACCTGGCCACGGTGGTGCAGGGCGTCGAAGGCCTGCTGGCCTATTACCAGCGCATCGGCGCCGCCCGCGACGGCCTTGCGTTCGACATCGATGGCGTGGTGTACAAGCTCGACGACTACGCCGGTCAGCGTGAGCTCGGCTTCGTTTCACGCGCGCCGCGCTGGGCCATCGCGCACAAGTTCCCGGCCCAGGAACAGACGACGGTACTGGAGTCGATCGAAGTCAACGTCGGTCGCACCGGCGCGGTAACGCCGTGGGCGCTGATGAAGCCGGTGCAGGTCGGCGGCGTCACCGTCACCCGCGCCACCCTGCACAACGCCGACCACGTGGCGCGGCTGGACGTGCGCAATGGCGATACGGTGATCGTGCGCCGCGCCGGCGACGTGATTCCGGAAGTGGTGCAGGTGGTGCCGGACCAGCGCCCGCCGGGCACGCAGCCGTGGTCGATGCCGGTGCGCTGCCCCGTTTGCGGCGCGGAGGTGGTGCGCGAGGAGGGCGCTGCGGTGTGGCGCTGCTCGGGTGAACTGAGTTGCCCGGCGCAACGGGTGCAGGCGGTGTTCCACTTCGCTTCGCGCCGCGCGATGGACATCGACGGCCTCGGCGAGCGCTACATCGAATCGTTGGCCGAATTCGGCTACCTGCAGGACGTGTCCGACCTGTATCGCCTGACCCTCGATGACCTGCTGGAAATGAAGCGCCGCGTGGACGAACGCGACGGCTCCGTTCCAGAGACGGTGAAGGCCGGCAAGATCGCGACCAAATGGGCCGACAACCTGATCGAGGCGATCGACCGCAGCCGCGAGACGACATTGGCCCGCTTCCTGTACGCGCTCGGCATCGAACACGTCGGCGAAAGCACCGCCAAGGCATTGGCGCAGTGGTTCGGCGACCTCGAGCTGATCCGCCACCTGCCTTGGCCGCTGTTCAAGCGCGTGCCCGACATCGGTGGAGAAGTCGCGCGCGCGCTCGGTCATTTCCTCGACCAACCCGGCAACCAGCAGGTGATCGACCGCCTGCTGGCGCGCGGCGTGCGCATCACCGATGCGCGTGCGCCGAATCCGAAGCTGGCCGAGGCGCTGGACCTGGCGACACTGCTGGTCGACCTGGAAATCCCGAAAATCACGCCGGTCCGCGCCGCCCAGCTCGGCGGTGCGTTCGCCGACGCACAGGCCCTGCTGGATGCACCAGTGCACAACCTCGTCACCGCCGGCCTGCCGGCCGAGACCGCCGGCGTGCTGGTTGCGTGGCTGGAGGTCGAGGCCAACGCCGGCCTGCTGCTGCGCGCCGCGCAGGCGCAGGCGGCGCTGCGCGGGCGCCTGCCCGAGCGCGGCGCTCTGGCGGGGGGACCACTGGACGGCAAGACCGTCGTGCTGACCGGCACGCTGGCGTCGATGGGCCGCGACGAAGCGAAGGAGAAGCTCGAGGCGCTGGGTGCGAAGGCCGCCGGCAGCGTGTCGAAGAAGACCTCGTTCGTGGTGGCCGGCAGCGAGGCGGGCTCCAAGCTGGCCAAGGCCGAGGAGCTGGGCATCGAAATCTGGGACGAGGCGAAGCTGCTGGCGTTCCTGGCGGAGCACGCATGA